One window from the genome of Pseudoliparis swirei isolate HS2019 ecotype Mariana Trench chromosome 24, NWPU_hadal_v1, whole genome shotgun sequence encodes:
- the primpol gene encoding DNA-directed primase/polymerase protein — protein sequence MRKWGDRMKKVEQLAQSFQQKPLATHYKPRLWPCQPSSVWKLFPRQCMAISFAQSCKEAVHVFALEKEKTSLGQRIFLVTSYSELWHYYRTYTHSLMHCYEVIPEGAVCKLYFDLEFYKPSNNGADGETMVSSLIQYVCDKLMEVYGIECSAKNILNLDSSTEEKFSRHLIFNLQSAAFKDNIHMGRFIHAILHPVLSTPKSVLNVGMNSVAENSETRGSHAVSEGTPAKADEMDESPQAKRRRQETTDLKFLQVKNKNGQECLFVDLGVYTKNRNFRLYKSSKVGKNSAFTVADDNTFTHKHEKGISEEESVFLASLVCNMSFTGQRILTSDVPETKESKTLRPHSQQGSATYPGSLSGDLSSPHQEVDNFVLTVTTKDGIHGSIRRWNYFAVEQLLVYDIAKYRWCENVKRFHRSNNIMIVVDLKEEVWYQKCHDPECRNFRSSSYPLPQDICVSYIMKLDEEDQAYLMDDAGNIELSQTPNQAPESTACPEEAMADVWGDGQDDQDYLESLDDFEQNNGDISDQLLLKCMTDFESQ from the exons ATGAGGAAGTGGGGAGATCGAATGAAGAAGGTTGAGCAGCTTGCTCAGTCCTTCCAGCAGAAACCTCTGGCCACACACTACAAACCTCGGTTGTGGCCGTGCCAGCCTTCCTCTGTCTGGAAGCTCTTTCCTCGTCAGTGTATGGCGATCAGCTTCGCTCAGAGCTGCAAAGAG GCTGTACACGTTTTTGCActtgagaaagaaaagacatCCCTGGGTCAAAGGATCTTCCTGGTTACCAGTTACAGTGAGCTATGGCATTACTACAG GACTTACACACACTCCTTGATGCACTGCTATGAGGTGATACCAGAGGGAGCTGTGTGTAAGCTCTACTTTGACTTGGAGTTCTACAAGCCCTCAAATAACGGAGCTGATGGTGAAACTATGGTGTCTTCACTTATCCAG TATGTTTGTGACAAACTAATGGAAGTTTATGGAATTGAGTGCTCTGCAAAAAATATCCTCAATCTTGACTCGAGCACGGAAGAGAAGTTCAGTCGACATCTCATCTTTAATCTCCAAAGTGCAGCTTTCAAAGACAACATACATATGG gcaGGTTTATCCATGCGATTCTCCACCCAGTCCTGAGCACACCCAAAAGTGTCCTGAATGTTGGGATGAATTCAGTGGCAGAAAACAGTGAAACACG CGGATCCCATGCAGTCTCTGAGGGGACGCCAGCAAAGGCAGATGAGATGGATGAGAGTCCACAGGCCAAGAGGCGCAGGCAGGAAACGACAGACCTCAAGTTCCTCCAGGTGAAAAACAAGAATGGCCAAGAGTGTCTTTTTGTTGATCTTG GTGTTTACACAAAAAACAGAAATTTCCGCCTTTACAAGTCATCAAAAGTGGGAAAGAACTCTGCGTTCACGGTGGCAGATGACAACACTTTTACTCACAAACACGAGAAAGGGATTTCTGAGGAGGAAAGTGTGTTCTTGGCTTCCCTCGTCTGTAATATGAG TTTCACAGGTCAAAGAATTCTCACGTCGGACGTCCCAGAAACCAAGGAATCCAAAACCTTGAGGCCTCATTCCCAGCAGGGATCAGCCACATATCCAG GTTCACTTTCTGGTGACCTGTCGTCCCCTCATCAAGAAGTGGACAACTTTGTATTAACTGTGACAACAAAGGATGGCATCCATGGGA GCATCAGACGATGGAACTACTTTGCTGTTGAACAACTGCTTGTTTACGACATTGCAAAATACCGCTGGTGTGAAAACGTGAAACGGTTTCATAGAAGCAACAACATCAT GATTGTTGTGGACCTTAAGGAGGAAGTTTGGTATCAGAAGTGTCACGATCCTGAATGTAGGAACTTCAGGTCCTCAA GTTACCCACTGCCACAGGACATCTGCGTCAGCTATATCATGAAACTG GATGAGGAAGACCAGGCTTACTTAATGGATGATGCAGGCAACATTGAACTCAGCCAGACCCCAAACCAGGCCCCAGAGAGCACGGCGTGTCCAGAGGAGGCAATGGCTGACGTGTGGGGAGACGGACAGGACGACCAGGACTACTTGGAGAGCCTGGATGACTTTGAACAAAACAATGGGGATATCTCCGATCAGCTCCTGCTCAAATGTATGACAGATTTTGAATCCCAGTAA